In Spirosoma pollinicola, the genomic window TTTCGATCGGATTCAGGTGCGGACTGTAAGTCGGCAAAAAGAATAGGTACATGTCCTGCTCTTCCCAGTTGGCCTGTTGGTCGTAAACAGCCTGACAGCGATGAATTGGACCCTAGCTAGCTAGAAGAGGAGCTTACGGGATTCAGTTTGTTCTTATCTGGAGTCCAATCGCGACCGGATGGACTATGCGGGTTATCAAAAGCGGGGTCTGTTAATCGGTTCGGGAGCCATTGAATCAGCCCACCGGACGGTGGTCCAAAAAAGGCTGAAGCGATCGGGCCAACGCTGGAGTGTGGCCGGTGCTCAACATGTGCTAAATCTACGCACTTGCTTTATGAGCGAACGCTGGGAGTTGGTTAGAAAACATATCGAACCCTTCAATTACGCAATGGCCGCGTAGCGACAATTTGAAATGCACCCGACTGATGAAAACGTCGGCAATTGTAAAACTCGAAATAGGTCGCTAAGCCCACTTCTAATTCCCAGCCATCTGCATACGCTTTTAAGTGAATATCCTCGTATTTGACTTTACGCCAAAGACGCTCCACAAAAATATTGTCGATAGCACGGCCCTTGCCATCCATTGAGATTTGGACATTAGCTTTTAGAAGTAAGTCCGTGAAGACATCAGCCGTAAACTGACTCCCCTGATCAGTGTTAAAAATAGTAGGAGCCGGATACATCGCCAAGGCCTGCTTAAGTACCTGACTACACCAATCAGCCGTCATTGTATTGCAAACTGCCCACGTCAACACGTACCGACTATACAAATCAATGATAGCAATCAGGTACATATAACCCGCTTTCATGGAGATATATGTGATGTCGGTAGCCCAGACCTGATGCACTTGGAAGATGTTCAAGCCCCGTAGTAGATAAGGGTATATTCGATGCCCAGGCGCTGGCTTTGACGTATTTGGCTTAGGGTAAATAGTCTCGATACCAATCACTTGCATCAATCGACGGACACGTTTATGATTCACTTGGTAACCTGACTGAGCCAAAACCAGTTGCATCTTGCGATAGCCATAGAATGGTGTAAGCAAGTACTGCTCGTCTAACAAACGCATCAGCGACAAGTCTTCTGCATCAGCTGCCACAGGTTGGTAGTAGTAGACTGAGCAGTGCAATCCCACCCACTGGCATTGTTGACGCAAACTACCCGCTGCGCTCGGGTCGATTAGCGCACGACGTTGGGTCAGACTTATAGGGGCAACTTTTTTTTAAAGAACATCAACTCCATTTGTAGCCTGCCGATCTGTTCATATAGCAGGGCTACATCCGGCTCAGTCAAACTCGGCGTAGCTTTTCCCGTGGCGTCAAAAAAGGTCGTCGCTGATTCTAAAAACTGTTTCTTCCAGTCGCTGATCTGGTTTGGGTGCAGCTCATGTCGCTTGCTGATAGTAGCCAGTGTGTCCTTTTCTTTCAGGACTTCAAGAACGACTTTCAGCTTGAAGTCGGCGGTAAACTTGCGTTTTGTTTTGCCTTTCATACGGGTCTAAAGTTAGCCCGTTATCCAATTTAGCAAGTGGTCCTAAATATGGGGCGCATCATAAGTGGTGTGCAGATGCCGAAAAAGTGGCTGCTTATACAGGATTTGTCCGAGGCTTGCGTCAGGACTATGCGGCTGTCGGACAGGCATTCAAATCGCAATGGAGTAATGGGCAGACGGAGGGTCAAGTAAACCGGTTGAAAATGCTTAAACGACAAGGGTATGGTCGGGCAGGTTTTGACTTGTTGCGCCGACGGGTGCTATTTCGAAATTGTACTCATCACCGAGATTGAATCAGAACCAGCATCTCCGAAATACACAGCTGGGTAAGTTGGGCCTGGACTGTTGGATCACAGGCTTTATGTGTGTAGAAGGCCACAAACGTTCGGTGGCAATCGCCACAGCGATACCGCTGAGTGCCATTACGGGTCTTGCCGAAACGCTGAACCTGCTGAGTATGGCCACAATGCTTACAAACAACTGCTTCTAAAACCATGCTCAAAGATACCTATTTCAACACAGTTGGGCCACCACCGATGATTACAAGCTAGGGCAAATGTAATTCGCCATCCTGTTAACAAGCATATGAACGTTTATAGGATCTCAAGGTCATCGACAAAAGGAGGTTTAGTTTGGATTGCTTATTGTCGTCTTCTTAGCGAATCAAAAAGTCTGTCTCCACATCAATCAATATCGTTACCTCGTCGGACAGAATCAAGCTGGTACTGCCAAGGCCGAAATCCTGGCGATTCACCCTGAACTGGCTCCTCAGATGTCCCTTCGGGCCTGTAGGGACTTAACAATAAGGAATTTATATCGGCCTCGTTACAGACCGGATCGTGAGATTAAACAGGCCTACGTAACGCGTATTTGCCTGTTTTTGAATACGTTTAGCGACCATTTTGATGCGCGGAAAGTGTTCAGTATCAAAATAGCCTCGTTTCTGCAAATGAGCATCCCATAAGGCAATACCGGTGTGGATGGTAGCCGCCCCCAAGCTTGCCGCTAATAAACTCGCTTCCGGGTGAGCCGGATCGAAGTGGATGGCCGTTTGCAGATACGAAAAAGAACCCGTGACGATGATGCCTGCATTCCGAATCTGAAACTTGACACTGGATGCGGGTTTTATTGCTTCCGGATTGTTCGGCAACTGAAAGAGTAAACCAAGTACGAAGAAACTAAGCATTCGAATCATATAGTACAACGTTTTCAGGTAAGCAATAAAGGCCTGTCAATCGGTCCCATTCAGATCTAACCCAAATTCATGGCCTTTGACGGCCTGGGTTCTGACGTCCACTCGTTTGAATCCGGTGGGGATATAGTCATCCCGTAAGCGAGGGACATCCAGGACATCCTCCAGGCTGGCCAGCGAACCATCATGCAGGAAAGGGCCCCGATTCCAGACCCCTTTCCGGGTATTCAGCATAACTTGTACAATACTATATTTTAGAGCAGTTAAAATATTAAAAATCAATTCGTTATAAGCATATTTTTCATTTAAACGGTCGATTGAGCGAAACGGATAGAGAATGAACTAATTTCACATTTTCAACCCTTATAAACGTTTTATATTGCCGTTCGCGGAATCAAATTTCACGAAACCTGCTCATTTATTGAGTTTTCTGAAAGGAAGTATACGTTTTGAGTAATTCAAGTTTGATAGTCCCAAAATTATGGCTGTAAATGGCTTAAATACAGTAATTGATGATTTCAAGTGAAAGTATTGTACTACTCTTACACTTTACCCGATTCTACCACGACCCGGAAAACAAAAAATAGTAAAAAAATAGCCCTAACAGCGGACATTGTCGGAGGAAGGAGGCCAGCCGAAACAGTGTCATTACAAGTTTCCCTTTTTAATTACCCTGGTTAGTGGCCCAGTCTTGCACGACGGTTGAAGTCATTAGCGTATATCAAATTGAGCAGCGATCAAGTCGCTGCGGCTTTACGCTTGAGATGATCGGACTGCGTAGCATATCCATAAAGTTTTAGCACCCACTGATACAGCGTGGGTGATACCCTGAATAGCAGATAACCATATCGACGCTTAGCCTTAATTCCTTTAGCGGTTAAATAGTAGCTGGCATACGCCTTCAAATTGTTAGCGATTGAGCAATACTGCGAATAGTGCTTTGTTTTGGATTCCATAAGAATAATGTTTAACACCATTAAGTTAGTGTTAAAATCAAATACCTTTGCCTGGTCCGTCAGTGAAGGTAATTCCTGGCAAGTGATGTCTAGCATTTTCTTTGATAATACGGTAGTATTCATGTACTTGGCATTGAAAGAAGCCATACTATGGGAGTTGCCCCTGAGGATATAGTTGTATTTGATGGCGGGGTCATAGACGATCCGTTCAGCATTTTTAAGAGCCTCGAAATTGTAAAACGTGTCTTCAAAAAGCGGTGGCTCATACATAATGTTTTTAACCGTAGAGGCCTTGAATATTTTTTCATACGTACTCAGTAACAGTTCGCCATTGAGCAAAGCGCTTACAGCTTCATCTTTCTGGTAAATTTTGATACCCGTCTGTCCACCCAAATGCTGCACTTTACCAGGTGTTATGCGTCTTACCCCACAAATTGAAACCTCGGCATTGTACGTTTGAGCGTTGCTGATAAGGGTTTCATACATATCCATTTCCAGTACGTCATCACTGTCTACGAATCCAATGTAAGTCCCTGATGCGACAGCAAGACCCGCGTTTCGGGCTTTGGAAACCCCGCCGTTAGACTGGTGAATCACTTTCACACGGGCGTCCTTCTTCTCATAATAATCACATATTTCACCACTAGCATCGGTAGATCCATCATTGATTAGAATGAGCTCAAAAGTGGTAAACGACTGGTTGAGCACGGATTCCAGGCAATTATCCAGATAATCGGCCTTGTTGTAAATGGGCACAATGATTGAAAGCTGTATCATTTTTATGAAGTTTATAGACTTATCGACTCGCAAGGGTTACGATCAGGTTCAAAAGTGCTTGGTCGTAATGCTCCTTTGAGAAAAGGTGTAACACCCGTTGGAACCCCTTAGCCCCATTTGGGAACGTAAGACAGGATCGGTAATGAGGTGATCGAAACCCGCTACTGCCGTTTGGGAATCAGCACTCCTGCAATATCATCTTCGACCATCTCTAGGGCCCCGCGTTGGCGGTAGCCATCACAGGCTGCT contains:
- a CDS encoding IS3 family transposase, producing the protein MSLTQRRALIDPSAAGSLRQQCQWVGLHCSVYYYQPVAADAEDLSLMRLLDEQYLLTPFYGYRKMQLVLAQSGYQVNHKRVRRLMQVIGIETIYPKPNTSKPAPGHRIYPYLLRGLNIFQVHQVWATDITYISMKAGYMYLIAIIDLYSRYVLTWAVCNTMTADWCSQVLKQALAMYPAPTIFNTDQGSQFTADVFTDLLLKANVQISMDGKGRAIDNIFVERLWRKVKYEDIHLKAYADGWELEVGLATYFEFYNCRRFHQSGAFQIVATRPLRN
- a CDS encoding transposase encodes the protein MKGKTKRKFTADFKLKVVLEVLKEKDTLATISKRHELHPNQISDWKKQFLESATTFFDATGKATPSLTEPDVALLYEQIGRLQMELMFFKKKLPL
- a CDS encoding IS1/IS1595 family N-terminal zinc-binding domain-containing protein, with product MVLEAVVCKHCGHTQQVQRFGKTRNGTQRYRCGDCHRTFVAFYTHKACDPTVQAQLTQLCISEMLVLIQSR
- a CDS encoding YceI family protein, whose product is MIRMLSFFVLGLLFQLPNNPEAIKPASSVKFQIRNAGIIVTGSFSYLQTAIHFDPAHPEASLLAASLGAATIHTGIALWDAHLQKRGYFDTEHFPRIKMVAKRIQKQANTRYVGLFNLTIRSVTRPI
- a CDS encoding glycosyltransferase; its protein translation is MIQLSIIVPIYNKADYLDNCLESVLNQSFTTFELILINDGSTDASGEICDYYEKKDARVKVIHQSNGGVSKARNAGLAVASGTYIGFVDSDDVLEMDMYETLISNAQTYNAEVSICGVRRITPGKVQHLGGQTGIKIYQKDEAVSALLNGELLLSTYEKIFKASTVKNIMYEPPLFEDTFYNFEALKNAERIVYDPAIKYNYILRGNSHSMASFNAKYMNTTVLSKKMLDITCQELPSLTDQAKVFDFNTNLMVLNIILMESKTKHYSQYCSIANNLKAYASYYLTAKGIKAKRRYGYLLFRVSPTLYQWVLKLYGYATQSDHLKRKAAAT